GCACCGGCCGCTGCAAGTCATTTTGGATCTCTACGAGGAGGAGGTCGTCAGCATCCTGCTGCAGTTGCTGAGGTTGGGTTTTTACAATATCACCCGGCTCTGGACGAGGATGCAGAATTGGCAGCAGATGCAGCAGGAAAACCAACACAAGCATTCCGAGGACAACACCAGGCACCCATAGCCAGCGGCGAAAAGGTGTGCGCTGCACAGGCGTCACGCGCTCCATGATGGCGCGCCGCTGCCGGTCCCAAAACTGCTCAGGACGCGAGGCCAGATTCTGTGTGGCGGCGCGCAGCTGCTCCATCTCAATGCGTGCTCGCTCCACCCGCGCATAGCAATCGAGGCAGGCATCCACATGATTTGCGTCTTCTCTGTCGGCCATGCCCAGAAGATAGGCGGTAATTGCGTCTTCGTTACAATGCTGCTTGGTCTGCATACTGCTCCTTCACTCTCCGGCGAACCGTGCTCATAGCACGAAACAAGTGGGCTTTGACCGTGCCCGGCTTTAATCTTGTGGTTCCGGCAATTTCTTCGATGCTCATCTCTTCTATAAATCGCAGAAGAAAAACTTCGCGCTGGCGGACAGAAAGCTCTTCCAGGGCCTGCCAAACCCGGCGCAACTGCTCCTGGACAAGAAGATGGCGCTCGGGTGTAGCGCGCTCATCGGCTACGGTTTCGGCCAAGTCCAGGTCATATTCCTCGCTGCTGGAAAACTTCTTCCAGAAGGCCAGCCGCCGGTTGCGCAAATGATCGCGCGCCAGGTTGATCGCGATGCGGAAGAGCCAGGTGCCAACCTTGGCCTCACCGCGAAAGCGGCTGCGGTTCCTGTAAGCCCGCAGAAAACACTCTTGCGTGAGAGTATCTGCCAGATCGCTGTCCCGCACAATGCCTAGCAGGACACGGTAAATGCGCCGCTGATTCAGCCGCACAATCTCATCGAACTCTTCATGGCTGATACCCTCGGAGCTGTGCTCCTGGGCGGCAGCAGCGAAGGCTGCGGGCTTATCTAATGTCTCTTCCATAGGCCGGCATTGATATGGACGGGGGAAAGCTATCCTGAGTTTACGTCCTTAATAAAGATTTTTTGAGGAAATTGATCCGTTGAGGTGATTAGGTGGCAACTGTTATTCGTAGCGCAACGCCTCCGCTGGGGCAATGTGCGAGGCTGACCATGATGGATAAAGGGTGGCAATCAGGGACACCACCAGGGCCATGGCCGCCACCAGAATGCCATCAGATACGCGGGGTGCGAAGGGAACGTAGTCAATCGAATAAACTTCGGCGGAGAGCGAGATGAAATGGTAATGACCGCCGGCCCAGGCAACGCCGTAGCCTATCACCAGACCAAGCACAGTGCCGATGACGCCAATCAACAATCCCTGCGTGATAAAAATTCCACGAACTTGCGCCTTACGTACGCCCATGGAACGCAGCACGGCAATATCGCGCGTCTTTTCCATCACCATCATGATGAGCGAGATCAGGATGTTCAGGGCCGCAACCAGCACAATCAACCCAATCGTAATAAACGTGACCACGCGTTCGAGGCGCAGCGCGCGGAACAGCTCTTTGTTGAGTTCCATCCAGTTGGTGGACATGAAGCCCGTGCCGGCGGCGCGCTCCAACTGCTGGCCGACTTCGGCAGCACGGTAAAGATCGTCAAGCTTGAATTCGATCACTGAGATCATGTCACCCAGCCCGAACAACTGTTGCGCATCATCGAGACGGATGAAGCCCCAAGTCTTGTCGTATTCATAAAATCCAGAGTGGAAAATCCCAACTACCTTGAAGCGAACGTACTTGGGCACCAGGCCAAAGGGGGTCAGTTCACCTTGGGGGCTGACCACCAGCACGGTTGAGCCGAGGGATGCGCCGACATCATCGGCCATCTCTTTGCCGAGGACAATCGGCGGAAGTTCGCCTTCAGCACGGCGAACGTCGGCATTGAGCGAGTCGGCCGTTCCCAGTTCGACCGACTTAAGCAGCTTGCTGACTTTGTTTTCATATTCCGGCTGCACACCTTTGACAACAGCACCGGTGGAGCGCGCGCCGCGCGAGACCAACACCTCCTCGTAAAGCACAGGAGAGGCGGCAACCACGTGGGGCTGCTTTTCCATACGCGCCAGCAAATCGCGCCAATCGCGGATGCCGTCGTTGGCGACGCGCATCAGGTTGACGTCTGCGGTGGATGAAGTCAGACGTTCCTGCAAATCCTGGCTGAATCCATTGGTGATGGCCAACGCAATAATGAGAGAAGCCACTCCCGCCGTCACCCCGATAATCGAGATGACAGTAATCACGCCAATGACGGCCTGACGGCGCTTGGCGCGGAGATAACGGGCGGCAATGAAAAATTCAAAGCGCATGTTGAAATTTACGATTTACGAATTTCGATTTACGATTTGCAGCCAATATGACAGTTTATATGATTTATGATTTTCGATTTGGGAAGTACTTCTAGCAATTTGAGCTTTAGCGGCTGCGCGATGTTTTTCTTGCTGCAACGAAAATAGAGGTCAGTTGATTGGCTTCATCGATTATGGCTTTCATTCGGCTCGATGGTAGAAGGTGGGCATCAACAATCAGTTCAAGCCAGAATAACGTTTCGTCAATCTCTTCAACCACAACCCCAAGTTTCACAACCCCAAGTTTGGAGATGAACTCTGCCCGTGAACGTGCGCGACACGCAGCACGATAATTGGCTGCTACCGAAGTTCCTGCTCGGAGCACTTGTTTGGCAATGACATAGCTTGCCTGCGATTTGGGCATTGATTCGGATAGCTTGATGATTCGAAGGGCAAAAGCTTTTGTTCTTTGGCGTAGCTCCTCCGACGTAATCATTATGAGAAGGATTTAATCACAAAGAGAAGATTTTAATCATGCCGCTCAATTCCTAAAAACCACTTCCTAAATCTCAAATTCTTAAATCGTAAATCGAAAATCGTAAATCACAAATTACAAATCCCTTCTTATTTCCTGATGACCGTTTTCGCGCTGCCCACGTTGTCATACTGGTCGTAGGCGCGGACCACGACTACATGCTCCCCTGCCGCAGAACTGGCGGGCAGAGGAATGTTGAAGTCGTAGTTTTCGGTTTTAGAATCGGAAATTTTCCCCACAGGCTCGAGAAACTGCCAGTCACTAGCGTCCAAGGAATACTCCGCCCGCCGGATAGGAGAGAAGCCGTCGCGGGCGCGGAAGGTCACATGGATTTCTCCGCCGTTATCGGCCAGGAAGGCAGCATTCAAGTCTTCGACCTGAGGAGGAGTGTTATCCACCTCAAAGCGCGTGCTTTCTTTTTCCGCGGTCAGGGCGTCTTCAGGGGAATGTGAGGGCGCGTCGGAGACAATCACTTTGATGGTGTAACCTCCGTCAGGCAACAAGTCGCTATCGAATGAATAGAACTTATCGGTTAGCTTCTCTTTGGTCAGCGGTTTCCATTGGGTCTCGCCATCGCCGCGATAGTAGAGGGAATAGACCAAGTCGTCGTTGTTATCATCATGCGCCGTCCAGCGTACAGCGATGGAATCCTTGTCGCGCATGGCTGTAGCAAAGCTTTCCATGCGTTGTTTAGGTTGCTGCGAATTGCTCTCGCCGCCTACAATGATGGGCGTGTTTTCCGAAGAAGACTTGATGCTGGGAGGAAAGCGCGCACCCACCTGCACCGCAACTTCGTCAATCACAGGAGCGGCATTCTTGGAGCGGTAATTCAAAATCACGCTCTCAATTTGTGGAGTCTTCTGCCCGCTATGCAGAACCGCTTTCCACTGGATAAAGCGTGCCGGTGGAGCCTGCACCAGAGGACCTTCGGGAGAGCTGAAGTTTATTTTTTCCCATGGGCTCCAATTGCGGTCGGGGTTATCAACGTTTCCGCTGCGCGCCAGAAGATCAAAGTTGCCCTGGCCGCGTACTTCGAGCCGTCCCCATTGCGAGAACAGATGAGCATCGAAGACGTCGCTCTCGTAATTTCCTTCCGCGTCGAGCGATGGGCCCAGCGTAAAAATTTTGCCCAGGTTGCTGGTGGCCGCAAAGAGCGCGCCGTCGGTCCCATTCGCCATTGCGGTCACCTGGTTGGCGCTGGCTTTCACCAAATCGGTATATTCGCCGCTGCCACGAATGGCAAAGATGCGCCCTTTATTGCCGGTGCCGGCCACCAGGTTCTGTTTTCCGGCAATACGTTCGAATGCCAGGGCATACACCAACTCGTCGCGCGAATTCCATAGCTCGGTGGGCGAGCCATCCGCGGCAATTTTATAAACCCCCGAGCCGCCGCTCGATGCTGCACCCAAAATCGAAGACGCGGAGCCTGTCGGCTGCGGATTAGGCACAATCGTGATCGTGGCAGTTCCGGCTGTCAAAGCAGACGGATTGGCGGCAGGCGCAGCCCCAGGGAGGGGAGTTGGCGCAGGAGGGCGCTTTTCTCCGATTCCAGCGGCGTAGATGTTGTTGTCTTCATCCACTGCCAGAGCGGTGATTTCTTTTTTGGAGGCGCTGTACAGAACAAACGCTTCTCCTGAGGGCGAGATGCGATAGATGAGTCCGCTGCCGTCGGAGCCGGCCAGCAGATTGCCTTGATGGTCAAATGCGAGCACACGGATATGGGCCTCGTCGCTTTTGAAAAAGACTGAGCCTTCACCATTCTGGCTTACGCGGAAAATCTGGCCGTTATCGCCGGTGGCCACGTAGAGTTGGCCGCTTTTATCAATAGCGAGGTCCCAGATATATTTGGTTTGTGGATCAAAGAATACCTTTGCAGCCGTATTGTCAGAAGAACTTTTATCGCCGGAGGATTCCTTGGCTCCAGCTTCTGCGGATTTCGAAGCAGAGGTACTCTTCTTCTTTTTTTCTTCTTTCTGGTCGGGCGGTGCCGGCGTGAGCTGAATTTTATACACCTTGCCATCGGGAGAAGTAGCGGCATAGAGCACGCCGTCGCGCTCGGCCAGCGCCTGTACCTGCAACTCCTTGGGTTCAAAGATCACCTGCGATTTGCCGTCTGGGGTGATGCGATAGACCCGGGCAGGCGAGCCGGCGGCAGCATATACATTGCCAGCGCCATCGGTTGTGATGGCCCACAGATACGTGGAAGGAGAGGTGTAAAGAGGCTTGAATTGGGGCGCAAGCTCCAGTGTGCCTACGCTGCGTATGGCCACGCCTCGGGCCGTACCCTTTTCAAATTCGTCAAATTTGGTTTGCTCCCAGGTTTGTGTGCCTTCAGCAAAGGCACACAGAGTTGAGAGAAGAAGAAAGCACGAGATGTAAAGTTTCATGGGTATAAGAGGACTGGAACAATAATCAATTAGTGTACGCCAATTAACGAATTGATTCCCGCCAGCGGAAAACTATTCGTGCGGAAGGTAATCTTACTTAATCGTCACGCTGATAACCTGCGAGCCTGAAACCACGTAATCGAGTGGCGTGGAGGCTTCGCTGACCGCCGATTCTCCCACCACCAACATGTCCTGCGTACCGCGCAGGCCTTCCATGACGTTCATCACCGAGAGCGGCAGGCTGGGCATGACTTTATCGTCAATCATGGCCTGCGGATTGGGTTCCAAAATGGAAACGTACAGATGGTTATTGGCGTGTTCTTTGTTCAACAACGCAATGGTCGAGCCCAGATCGAGTCGCTGCGAAAAACTGGAATAGATGCGACGCATGCGGTCCAGCGCTTCGCTGTCGCTGACCAGAATCCGCAACGTGCCCTGCGGGGCCGAGGTCGGGACTTTAATCGGGATACGCCGTACGATGCGCTCGCCACGATAAGGACGCAACACGGCTTCTACGACAATCTCATCGCCCGGCCGCGCCTCGGTCACATCTGTGCGGGCGGTCTCCAGGTGTGCGGTACGACGGTCGGGAACGACGTCAAATTCCAGATTCACGCCCTCGACCTTGGGGCGCGAGAAAGGATTATCGAAAATGCGGTTAAAGCGATCACCCAGCAGCAGCGCCGCGCCCAAAGCAGCCGGCGAACCACCGTCGGCGGGAGCAAACATGTTTTGCAGGGAAATGTCGGGGTACCCATCCACATGGATTTTGCCGTTGATGTGGTAGGTCACCTCTGAGCCGTAGTCATTAGCGTTCTGCAGCGCGCTGAAGAGCGTAGCCATCATGGCCAGCGGCGTGAGCTGGGGATTATTCAGGACTTCATAGTGATACTCGCGAGGTTGTGGAGTGCCGTGAACGGAAAGCGTGACCGGAATCATCTCCGGGTTCTGGCCGAAGCGTCCCAGGATTCCAGTATGGCGGTCCTGCACGAATGATCCCACCGGCTCGGTGGTATTAATGATTTTGAAAGAGTTCAGAGGCGAGGCCAGGGTTGCAATCACCCGCGCCTTGTTCATGGGGATATCCACTGCGCCGAATTGCAGCACCGGATGTCCACAGGCCAGGAGGCGATCGTCATCTGTGTAGGTCACCGTGCAGGTGGCGGCGATATCCAAATCTCCGCGGACAAGCACCATGCTCACGGCTGATCCGGGTTCGATGGGCTCAGGCTGTTTTTCATCGGTTACAGAACCGGCGCCCATAACGGGAGTCAACCCCAAAGCTGCGAACTGCGGGCTAAACTGGCGGACCGCTTCTTCTGAGAATCCGCTGAAAACCAGGGGCGCCTCAATGGGCTTGAGGATTCTGGTAATGTCGTTGCTGCCCAGACTGGAATCTGCTTGGCCGGGAGCTGACGTGGTGCTGGCTGCAGGTTGCGCAGAAGTTGCTGGCGCCACACCTCTTGCCGGCTGGCTGCGATCAAACTCGTTAATTTCAAGCATCTGCTCGATGGGAGTGACTCCGCCGATAGGTTCCTTGGAAAAAGCTCCGATGCGGTAAGAGAGCGCGCCTACGAGTTTGCCATCCACATAGACCGGGCTGCCGCTCATGCCTGCCACCACACCGGTGTACTCGGGCTTTGAACCCAGCAAGCGCACCAGAATGAGATCAGTCCTGGGGCCGTTGACATTTTTCAGGACCCCGAGAATCTCTAAATCCATAGGCTCCGGCTTGACCCCTTCGAAAACCGTGTAGGCAGTGCCATGCATGCCCGCACGGACCTCGGAGAGAGGCATAATAGGTGTATGCTGTCCGGACTTTGGTCCGGGCTGAGAAACCGGTGTTTGGGCGAAACAACAGACTGAGAGCAGGAAGAGTAAAATAAAACGAAGCGCAACGACGGAATATTTCATGCAAACCACACTTTTTCCTTGCGCAGGTGCAAACCGACCTCGCAAAGAACTATCCAAAGAAGGGCTTTGGTGCATCTATATTAGCATCAAGCCACTCGATTTTGGGCCCAATAGGCGGAGGAGTAAGCATGTCTGTGTATAGAATTTCGGCATATTCAGAAAGTTTTTCCAGGTTTGTAAGGTGTTTTTCGGTGAAGGAGCTGGCGGCCAGGAGCGTCCTTTTTCTGCTGATGGCAGTTTTATTCCTGCCGGTTAATTCTCTGCTTCTCGGACAGACGAGCTCTTCTTCCTCCAATAACACACAGACCGGTTCTCAACAAAAGCCGCCCTCACAAGAGGCCCCGCCGGAAGCCGGCGGTCCACAAGGCGAAGTGAGCCCGGTGGCGGTGCCCAAGAAAACAGAAGCCCCTCCTGAACCACCCAAGCGCACGGTCAAGAACCCCGAAGGAATGCCGGACTACACCCTGCATGTGAACGTTCCAGAGGTGGACGTTGATGTGATTGTTACCACCAAAAATGGAGAGTTTATTCCTGGGCTCAAGAAAGAGAACTTCAAGGTTCTGGAAGATGGCGTTCCTCAGCAGGTCGTCAAGTTCTCGCAGGCGGAGAAGCCGGTCACGGTCGTGATGTTGCTGGAGTTTGCCGCCAATCACTACGCCTTCATCAATGACATGCTGACCAATGCCTACACCTTTGCCAGCACTCTAAAGCGTGACGATTGGGTGGCGGTGATTTCCTACGACATGCGGCCCGAAATCCAGCAGGACTTCACACAAGACAAGATGAAGGTCATGGGGGCACTCAACCACATGCGTATCCCCGGTTTCCGTGAGACCAACTTGTTTGACGCGCTCTACGACACGCTCGACCGGCTGGAGCGTATTGAGGGCCACAAGTATGTCATCCTGATCTCCAGCGGCGTGGATACTTTCAGCAAGCTGAACTATGACAAGATCCTGAAGAAGGTCAAAGCCACGCGTAACACCACCATCTACACGGTCAGCACCGGATGGCTGCTGCGCGAATACCTTGAAAGCCATGGAGCAATCACCCCCGGCAACACCATGCCGGGAACCCAGGACCTGATGGACTACCTGCAGGCCGATAATGAAATGAAGACCTACGCTCAGATCACAGGCGGCAAAGCTTATTTTCCACGTTTTGAAGGGCAGTTCCCCGAGGTGATGAGCGATATCAGCTACTCCATTCGCAATGAGTATCTGCTCTCGTATCACTCCACCAATCCCAGAGAAGATGGAAGCTACCGCAAGATCAAAGTTGAACTGATAGACCCTGCGGGCGGACCGATTGACCTGCACGTGAACGGCAAACCAGCTAAATACAACATCATTGCGCGCGAGGGTTACGTCGCGAAGCATGAAGTGGAATAAAACAAGTACTCGGTACTCAGTACTCAGAGCATCTGTACACCGAGGAACATTTCTCACTGTGCTGAAATCTTATTTTGACTGTAGCGGTAAAGATGATGCGCCGTTCATAACTCTTTCTGGGATTGCGACGAACGATGTCATCTGGGGAGAGATAGAGGCAAATTGGAACTGTCGCCTTCAAACTGGAACCCCCAAAGCTTCATATATGCACATGGTTGAAGCTGTCCACCTGAATCGTGAATTCAGCCCAGACAAGGGCTGGACTGACGATAAGGTTTACGGCCTAATTAATGCTTTGTTGAGCGATATAACCCAGACCCCAAAAGATAAATACTGTCAGTTTGTCTGCATGATTGACATGAATGCCTATAGGAAATTGCAAGCAGAAAGTTATCAGATGGATTCCCCCGCTGACATTTTGGTCACAAGCTGTACTGACCGCATCATGTCTTGGTACTTTCTTGAATATAAGGGCATGGATTTAGAGGCGCACTATTATTTCGATATGGATGAACCTTTCGAGCCGATCATCAAAGCGAGATGGGAGAGAGAGCTTGAAGGCTGCGAAGTACCCGGTGCTTACAATAAATGGCATCACATCAAGCATATTGGCACAGCGCAAATGCGCTCGACTATAGGAATCCAGGTTGCTGATATGTTGGCGTGGGCGAGAAACAGAGAAGAAACAAAAAAAGGACAGAGGTACGAATCCTTGGCGCTTGCGCTGACTCGCCTGTCGCCATCACACATAGCATTCTGGGATGAAGATCTTCTCAGAAGAAAGTACAGACCGCTGATATACAGGCCATAGCGTAAAGTGATAGTTTTTCTGAGTACTGAGTACCGAGTACTAAACTTGAAAAAAGTGATCCAGCAGTAAAAACACCGCAACCCCCACAAACACCAGCAGTGCCATCTTCATGCCGGGCTCGCGGTTGACCTCGGGAATCAAATCAGAGGCAGCTACGTAAACCGTTACTCCTGCGGCCAGCGGGAGTCCTACGTTGACGGAACCTTTCAGAAAGACCATGGTGACAACCCCAGCGAAGGTTGCTGCACCCAGCAGGCCAGAAGCTCCCCAGGCGGCCGCCTTGCTGCGTCCTGCGGCCAGCATCACGGAAGCTACCGTGAATCCCTCAGGAATTTTGTGCAGGATAACGGCAAAGAAAATCAGCCAGCCCAGCCGCGAGGAGACGATGAATCCGGATGCGATGGCAATTCCATCGAAGAAGGTATGAATCATCAGACCGAGCAGCACCGAGTAGGTGCGATGAGAATGGGCAAACTCGTGGGTATGGGTTTCTTCCCCAAAGTGGAAATGAGGGGCCAGCGTGTGCTCAAAGAAATGCACGAGGAGATATCCGGCCAAAATAAATACCGGCGCCAATGGTGGATTGCGCCGCCAGCTCTCGGGCGCCATCTCCACCAGCGCAACCGCCAGCATGAAGCCCGCACCCAGGGCCACGAAGTAGCGCAGATAGCGGCGCTCCCAATCCCGGTGAACAATAATCGCGCCGCCAAACGCGTTGGCCGCGGCGGCGGTGAGGCCGAGAAGGAGCGTGATGGTAAGAATGTTCATTCGAAGCTCTCGGTTCTCAATTCACGTCCTCAGTGCTGAGTACCTTGTCATCCAGAGTGACGGATATGCATCACGTCCCCGTCCTTCACGATGTAATCCTTGCCCTCGAGCCGCAATGTGCCGTGGGCCTTGGCGTTGGCCTCGGAGCCGGCCTCGAGCAGGGTATCCCAGTGAATGGTCTCGGCGCGGATGAAATGTTTTTCCAGGTCAGAGTGAATTGCACCAGCCGCGGTCTGTGCGCGTGAGTTGCGCTCCACCGTCCAGGCGCGGCATTCGTCTTCGCCAACGGTGAAGAAAGAGATCATTCCCAGCAACTCATAAGTCTTGCGGATCAGACGCGCCAGGCCGCTCTCCTGCAATCCATAACTGGAGAGAAATTCGGCGGCTTCAGCGTCGCTCATCTCAGCGAGTTCGGCCTCCACTTTGCCACAGATGGCGGTTGCCCCGGCATTCGGGCGGGATGCAATCTCACTCAAACCGAACTTCTGCACGGCGTTCTCCAGGTCGCGCCCCAGTTCACTGCTCTCGTTTACGTTGAGCACATAGAGAATGGGTTTTTCGCTCAGGAACATAAAGCCGCGCACACGCTTCTTGTCTTCCGCAGACATTTCCATCTCGCGCAATGGTTTTTCCGTCTCCAGGTGTGCTTTCGCGCGTTTGATCAAATCAAATTCCTTCTCAATCTCGGCAGTCTTCTGCTTCTTCAGGTCTTTTTCCAGACGTTCCAGGCGCTTTTCCACCTGGCCGAGGTCGCTGACCATGAGATCGAAATCAACGTTTCGGATGTCACGCAGCGGGTCAATGGGGCCAACGTGCGCAATGGCAGGATCGTCGAAGGCGCGGATGACATGCGCCAGCGCGTCCACTTCGCGCAGGCTGGCGGTGAAGGCGGTTTCCTTCAGCGCCTCGGCGCCGATGGCGGCCACGTCCACGTACTCGACGGATGCATGCACCAGCTTCTTGGGGTTGTAGAGAGCAGCCAGCTTGTCCAGGCGCTCATCGGGTACCTTGGCCACACCGATATGGGCCTCGCGCGGGTTGGAGTAGCCCCCGGCTTCCAGCTTGGACTTGGTCAGAATTTTGAACAGCGACGTTTTGCCTACCTGTGGCAGGCCGATAATGCCAGTTTTCATTGTGTAATTGGGTAATCGGGTAATTTCGTGATCGGGTTCGTGCCCTTACAGATAATAAAGAGCATTGATGTAATGAGCAA
The Terriglobales bacterium DNA segment above includes these coding regions:
- a CDS encoding sigma-70 family RNA polymerase sigma factor, which gives rise to MEETLDKPAAFAAAAQEHSSEGISHEEFDEIVRLNQRRIYRVLLGIVRDSDLADTLTQECFLRAYRNRSRFRGEAKVGTWLFRIAINLARDHLRNRRLAFWKKFSSSEEYDLDLAETVADERATPERHLLVQEQLRRVWQALEELSVRQREVFLLRFIEEMSIEEIAGTTRLKPGTVKAHLFRAMSTVRRRVKEQYADQAAL
- a CDS encoding VWA domain-containing protein — translated: MKELAARSVLFLLMAVLFLPVNSLLLGQTSSSSSNNTQTGSQQKPPSQEAPPEAGGPQGEVSPVAVPKKTEAPPEPPKRTVKNPEGMPDYTLHVNVPEVDVDVIVTTKNGEFIPGLKKENFKVLEDGVPQQVVKFSQAEKPVTVVMLLEFAANHYAFINDMLTNAYTFASTLKRDDWVAVISYDMRPEIQQDFTQDKMKVMGALNHMRIPGFRETNLFDALYDTLDRLERIEGHKYVILISSGVDTFSKLNYDKILKKVKATRNTTIYTVSTGWLLREYLESHGAITPGNTMPGTQDLMDYLQADNEMKTYAQITGGKAYFPRFEGQFPEVMSDISYSIRNEYLLSYHSTNPREDGSYRKIKVELIDPAGGPIDLHVNGKPAKYNIIAREGYVAKHEVE
- a CDS encoding four helix bundle protein yields the protein MITSEELRQRTKAFALRIIKLSESMPKSQASYVIAKQVLRAGTSVAANYRAACRARSRAEFISKLGVVKLGVVVEEIDETLFWLELIVDAHLLPSSRMKAIIDEANQLTSIFVAARKTSRSR
- a CDS encoding DUF3800 domain-containing protein, whose amino-acid sequence is MLKSYFDCSGKDDAPFITLSGIATNDVIWGEIEANWNCRLQTGTPKASYMHMVEAVHLNREFSPDKGWTDDKVYGLINALLSDITQTPKDKYCQFVCMIDMNAYRKLQAESYQMDSPADILVTSCTDRIMSWYFLEYKGMDLEAHYYFDMDEPFEPIIKARWERELEGCEVPGAYNKWHHIKHIGTAQMRSTIGIQVADMLAWARNREETKKGQRYESLALALTRLSPSHIAFWDEDLLRRKYRPLIYRP
- a CDS encoding SpoIVB peptidase S55 domain-containing protein, which translates into the protein MKYSVVALRFILLFLLSVCCFAQTPVSQPGPKSGQHTPIMPLSEVRAGMHGTAYTVFEGVKPEPMDLEILGVLKNVNGPRTDLILVRLLGSKPEYTGVVAGMSGSPVYVDGKLVGALSYRIGAFSKEPIGGVTPIEQMLEINEFDRSQPARGVAPATSAQPAASTTSAPGQADSSLGSNDITRILKPIEAPLVFSGFSEEAVRQFSPQFAALGLTPVMGAGSVTDEKQPEPIEPGSAVSMVLVRGDLDIAATCTVTYTDDDRLLACGHPVLQFGAVDIPMNKARVIATLASPLNSFKIINTTEPVGSFVQDRHTGILGRFGQNPEMIPVTLSVHGTPQPREYHYEVLNNPQLTPLAMMATLFSALQNANDYGSEVTYHINGKIHVDGYPDISLQNMFAPADGGSPAALGAALLLGDRFNRIFDNPFSRPKVEGVNLEFDVVPDRRTAHLETARTDVTEARPGDEIVVEAVLRPYRGERIVRRIPIKVPTSAPQGTLRILVSDSEALDRMRRIYSSFSQRLDLGSTIALLNKEHANNHLYVSILEPNPQAMIDDKVMPSLPLSVMNVMEGLRGTQDMLVVGESAVSEASTPLDYVVSGSQVISVTIK
- a CDS encoding lipoprotein-releasing ABC transporter permease subunit, with the translated sequence MRFEFFIAARYLRAKRRQAVIGVITVISIIGVTAGVASLIIALAITNGFSQDLQERLTSSTADVNLMRVANDGIRDWRDLLARMEKQPHVVAASPVLYEEVLVSRGARSTGAVVKGVQPEYENKVSKLLKSVELGTADSLNADVRRAEGELPPIVLGKEMADDVGASLGSTVLVVSPQGELTPFGLVPKYVRFKVVGIFHSGFYEYDKTWGFIRLDDAQQLFGLGDMISVIEFKLDDLYRAAEVGQQLERAAGTGFMSTNWMELNKELFRALRLERVVTFITIGLIVLVAALNILISLIMMVMEKTRDIAVLRSMGVRKAQVRGIFITQGLLIGVIGTVLGLVIGYGVAWAGGHYHFISLSAEVYSIDYVPFAPRVSDGILVAAMALVVSLIATLYPSWSASHIAPAEALRYE
- the ychF gene encoding redox-regulated ATPase YchF, translating into MKTGIIGLPQVGKTSLFKILTKSKLEAGGYSNPREAHIGVAKVPDERLDKLAALYNPKKLVHASVEYVDVAAIGAEALKETAFTASLREVDALAHVIRAFDDPAIAHVGPIDPLRDIRNVDFDLMVSDLGQVEKRLERLEKDLKKQKTAEIEKEFDLIKRAKAHLETEKPLREMEMSAEDKKRVRGFMFLSEKPILYVLNVNESSELGRDLENAVQKFGLSEIASRPNAGATAICGKVEAELAEMSDAEAAEFLSSYGLQESGLARLIRKTYELLGMISFFTVGEDECRAWTVERNSRAQTAAGAIHSDLEKHFIRAETIHWDTLLEAGSEANAKAHGTLRLEGKDYIVKDGDVMHIRHSG
- a CDS encoding ZIP family metal transporter — protein: MNILTITLLLGLTAAAANAFGGAIIVHRDWERRYLRYFVALGAGFMLAVALVEMAPESWRRNPPLAPVFILAGYLLVHFFEHTLAPHFHFGEETHTHEFAHSHRTYSVLLGLMIHTFFDGIAIASGFIVSSRLGWLIFFAVILHKIPEGFTVASVMLAAGRSKAAAWGASGLLGAATFAGVVTMVFLKGSVNVGLPLAAGVTVYVAASDLIPEVNREPGMKMALLVFVGVAVFLLLDHFFQV